CGCGACACTTTGGAGAGGAGTTCGGGCAGCGGAACATCATCTTTTTGATTGAGGCGGCGGGCATCACGTTCTGTCATCCGGGTGACAGCCGCGCCGACCTTCCCCCTGAAACCCGTGCGGCCGTTGGACGAGTTGACGTTCTCATCGTTCCGGTGGACGAGTCCCAGCACCTCCTCACATACGCAGAGGCGGACCAGTTCATCTCCCGACTCGCTCCCAAGGTCGCGATCCCGGTCCACTACCTCATCCCGGGGCTTACTGATCCGGCGTCGTCCCTCCAGGGCATCGACGGATGGCTCCGAATTCAGTCTAATGTCCGACGGCTTGACGCCGGGCACGTCGATCTGTCGCAGGCAGATTTGCCGGTAGAGGGAAACATCTGGTCGTTCGGAACTCACACGGCGGGGGCAACCCCAGACCGATCCTCGGGACGGCCTG
This bacterium DNA region includes the following protein-coding sequences:
- a CDS encoding MBL fold metallo-hydrolase, with the translated sequence MFAATKGGFFHVTGLRSGVEGVGVDYLGHSALLLTTPSGLRVAIDPYGNPSGSEPRWFIRPCPRVACDILLITHPHFDHDAVDRVAGDPTILRGPLELRGDGVRIRGVMSRHARHFGEEFGQRNIIFLIEAAGITFCHPGDSRADLPPETRAAVGRVDVLIVPVDESQHLLTYAEADQFISRLAPKVAIPVHYLIPGLTDPASSLQGIDGWLRIQSNVRRLDAGHVDLSQADLPVEGNIWSFGTHTAGATPDRSSGRPG